One window of the Coriobacteriia bacterium genome contains the following:
- the typA gene encoding translational GTPase TypA yields the protein MRQDHLRNIAIIAHVDHGKTTLCDKLLRATDAFRANQEVQDRILDSNDQERERGITILAKNISIEYQGVKINVIDTPGHADFGGEVERVLRMADGALLLVDAFEGPMPQTRFVLQHALSCGLFVMIVVNKIDRPGADPDKAYNDCLDLMADLGANDEQLEFAMEHVVYCSAMNGYARLDPSDDNMNMYPLLDMIVNDMPAPDVDVDAPLAMQVVNVDHSQFVGRIGVGRIYSGTIHDGDQIKVIKNDGSESTASVRKLYTFDYLGRKECTEAVAGDICAVVGVEGTDIGDVYTSPENPQHLEPLRVDPPTLSIIFEASTSPLVGRESQNNIVGARQLKERLMQEKEANITMAINETEDHTGVVVSGRGILHLSVLMETMRREGYEFQVGRPQVIYKKEGGKTLEPYEEAVVEGPAEYAGKVIELFGNVGGLMTHMETYDDRANVKFKIPTRGLMGMKTRVLNVSHGESMMYHTFLEYGPYAGDINARKNGLMISMTTGKAVAYALGTLQDRGQLFVGPGDECYEGMIVGERPREGDMVVNVERSKNLGNQRSSTADIAVQLTPPRTFTLEESLEYIADDELVEVTPQHIRMRKRLLTETERRKAKVRAMNAAAGELG from the coding sequence ATGCGTCAGGATCATTTGAGGAATATCGCCATCATCGCGCACGTCGACCACGGCAAGACAACGCTGTGCGACAAGCTTCTGCGCGCGACGGATGCTTTCCGCGCCAACCAGGAGGTGCAGGATCGCATCCTCGACTCCAACGACCAGGAGCGCGAGCGCGGCATCACGATCCTCGCCAAAAACATCTCCATCGAGTACCAGGGCGTCAAGATCAACGTCATCGACACGCCTGGCCACGCGGACTTCGGCGGAGAGGTCGAGCGCGTCCTGCGCATGGCCGACGGCGCCTTGCTGCTCGTCGACGCCTTTGAGGGCCCGATGCCCCAGACGCGCTTCGTGCTCCAGCACGCTCTGAGCTGCGGCCTGTTCGTCATGATCGTCGTCAACAAGATCGATCGTCCCGGCGCTGACCCCGATAAGGCGTACAACGACTGCCTCGACCTCATGGCAGACCTGGGCGCCAACGACGAGCAGCTCGAGTTCGCCATGGAGCACGTCGTGTACTGCTCGGCCATGAACGGCTACGCGCGTCTCGATCCCTCTGACGACAACATGAACATGTATCCGTTGCTCGACATGATCGTCAACGACATGCCGGCGCCCGATGTCGACGTGGATGCTCCGCTTGCCATGCAGGTTGTCAACGTCGACCACTCGCAGTTCGTCGGCCGTATCGGCGTGGGCCGCATCTACTCGGGCACCATTCACGACGGCGACCAGATCAAGGTCATCAAGAACGACGGTTCCGAGTCAACGGCGTCCGTGCGCAAGCTGTACACGTTTGACTACCTGGGCCGCAAGGAGTGCACCGAGGCTGTCGCCGGCGACATCTGCGCCGTCGTTGGTGTCGAGGGTACGGACATCGGCGACGTCTACACCTCGCCTGAGAATCCCCAGCACCTCGAGCCCCTGCGCGTTGATCCGCCGACGCTCTCCATCATCTTCGAGGCTTCGACGTCGCCGCTCGTGGGCCGCGAGAGCCAGAACAACATCGTGGGCGCCCGCCAGCTCAAGGAGCGCCTCATGCAGGAGAAAGAGGCCAACATCACGATGGCCATCAACGAGACGGAGGACCACACCGGTGTCGTCGTCTCGGGCCGCGGCATCCTGCACCTCTCCGTCCTGATGGAGACGATGCGTCGCGAGGGCTATGAGTTCCAGGTCGGCCGCCCCCAGGTCATCTACAAGAAGGAAGGCGGCAAAACGCTCGAGCCGTACGAGGAGGCCGTCGTTGAGGGCCCGGCCGAGTACGCCGGCAAGGTCATCGAGCTGTTCGGCAACGTCGGCGGTCTCATGACGCACATGGAGACGTACGACGACCGTGCAAACGTCAAGTTCAAGATCCCGACGCGCGGCCTCATGGGCATGAAGACGCGCGTGCTCAACGTGAGTCACGGCGAGTCGATGATGTACCACACGTTCCTCGAGTACGGTCCGTACGCTGGTGATATCAACGCCCGCAAGAACGGCCTCATGATCTCGATGACGACGGGCAAGGCCGTGGCCTACGCCCTTGGCACGCTGCAGGATCGCGGTCAGCTGTTCGTGGGCCCCGGTGACGAGTGCTACGAAGGCATGATCGTCGGCGAGCGTCCGCGCGAGGGGGACATGGTCGTCAACGTCGAGCGCTCGAAGAACCTGGGCAACCAGCGCTCCTCGACGGCCGACATCGCCGTGCAGCTGACGCCGCCGCGCACGTTCACGCTCGAGGAGTCGCTCGAGTACATCGCGGACGACGAGCTCGTTGAGGTCACGCCGCAGCACATCCGCATGCGCAAGCGTCTGCTCACGGAGACGGAGCGTCGCAAGGCGAAGGTGCGCGCGATGAACGCGGCCGCCGGCGAGCTGGGCTAG
- a CDS encoding GNAT family N-acetyltransferase, with the protein MLILRMPTVDDRDDVLSFYRECGLAGDACIGHAGYEEYDSWLLGMQNRHTGQDLPEGYVQEDFYLCFDGDRLVGVFSLKFELTDYLLNFGGHVGYAVRPSVRNRGLATRILRQGLEKARQLGLSRVLCVCDEDNIASERVILNNGGVFENELFDPEENVAVKRYWISL; encoded by the coding sequence GTGCTGATCCTACGTATGCCAACCGTCGATGACAGGGACGACGTGCTGTCGTTCTATCGGGAATGCGGGCTGGCCGGAGACGCATGCATCGGTCACGCCGGATACGAAGAATACGACTCCTGGCTCCTCGGGATGCAGAACAGGCATACGGGGCAGGACCTGCCGGAGGGATATGTCCAAGAGGACTTCTACCTCTGCTTCGACGGTGACCGCCTTGTTGGCGTATTCAGCCTGAAGTTCGAGCTGACCGACTATCTGCTGAACTTCGGCGGGCACGTTGGCTACGCCGTTCGCCCGTCCGTGAGAAACCGCGGCCTGGCGACGCGGATACTTCGACAGGGACTGGAGAAGGCGCGCCAGCTTGGACTTTCGCGCGTCCTGTGCGTCTGCGACGAGGACAACATCGCCTCGGAGCGCGTCATTCTCAACAACGGCGGCGTCTTCGAGAATGAGCTGTTCGATCCTGAGGAGAACGTCGCCGTGAAACGGTATTGGATCTCGCTCTAG
- a CDS encoding bifunctional nuclease family protein, with translation MIRVTLETLVMGAIPGASMLILRPISREGEHDRVLPICIGPVEAAAIGKAVSGEPSTRPMTHGLLSTVMGTLGGKLQRIVITRVRGTVFYANLHVKQGDVTHKIDARPSDAIALAVRLKVPMYVSEDVMEAASFPAWVNVKKERDEAEMREFHDFVEHLSPSDFTL, from the coding sequence ATGATACGCGTCACGCTCGAGACTCTCGTGATGGGTGCCATCCCCGGTGCCTCCATGCTCATCCTGCGTCCCATTTCTCGCGAGGGAGAGCACGACCGCGTCCTGCCGATCTGCATAGGGCCGGTCGAGGCGGCTGCCATCGGTAAGGCCGTATCCGGCGAGCCGAGTACGCGCCCCATGACGCATGGCCTGCTGTCTACCGTCATGGGCACGCTCGGTGGCAAGCTCCAGCGCATCGTGATTACGCGCGTGCGCGGCACGGTGTTCTACGCCAACCTCCACGTGAAGCAGGGTGATGTCACCCACAAGATCGATGCCCGTCCCAGCGACGCAATCGCGCTCGCCGTGAGGCTCAAGGTACCCATGTACGTTAGCGAGGACGTCATGGAGGCAGCGAGCTTCCCCGCGTGGGTCAACGTCAAAAAAGAGCGCGACGAGGCCGAGATGCGCGAGTTCCACGACTTCGTGGAACATCTCTCCCCCAGCGACTTTACTCTATAG